The nucleotide sequence TAAATATAGATGCTGACCATGGGAGCACTGGGGTAAAGTTCAATCAGGACTTTATAGAATCTTATAAGGGGGAGGGGGATGGGAAGGGGTCAAAAGTTCATATCAGGACATTATGTAAATTTTCATAAATAACCATTCGAATTCATAGGAGGTCCAAGTAGGTTTACACCCATgtaaaaatagccaaattttaataaattttcacAACTACTAATGTTTCCAAATAGTTAAAACACCCAAAATCTTATCCACAGTTGAGCTATAATACCTAAAGAGTCGAAATAGGGACATATACTAAACATATTTAATTAATTACAGAAATATCGTTGCAGTAACTCTCTAAACATAAATTATACATGGAAGCCTTCTAAAAAACTCACAAGACCAGTAAACAAGTCAAACGAAAAATCAAAATGAGCAGATATTCAAACAAAATCAATCTGCATCTGCACTAAAATCTGGCTCTGGAGGCTTCTGCAGCTTCACCAACTCCCTAGCACTCTTGAGATTTCGATTCCTATGAACACCTCGGAGAGCATTTGCTGCAAATCTCGATGCCAAGAACGTTGCTCGGATACTGTAAGTGGCGCCACCAGAATTGCCACTAGCTGCAGCCAATGCCtcggcttcttcttcttccttccgtTGGAGTTCCATAAGTTTCCTCTTGGTGTACCGCCTCCATGCTGCTTGGATGAAAATAGCAGCCCAAGTCCTCCATTGCTGTGAGTAGAATCGGAATGTGTGCTGAACCTGTCTACTGTGAAGCCTTCTGAACTGACTGGCAACGAATTTCAACTCGTCTGCTGTTAGAGCGAAAGCCTCCACTTCCGTCAGAGCTTTCACTGTACGAGTTGAAGATGGGAGATTAGAACCGGATTTTGGGTCTAGCGCCCATGTTAGAAGTTCCTCTCCACAAAAGTCGCCTTCTTTTAATAAACTGCGGTTGAAGAAACCACTTCTCCCACCGTCAGTTGTGACACTCTCAAGCCGACCTCGTATGATGAAGAGCATCTCATCCACTGGATCTCCTTCTCGAACAATGTAAGTATTCTCGATATACAAACAGGGTTTTAGACGCTCACAAATAGCATCGAGCAATCTTTCATCCATATTCTCAAATAGAGGTACCTGAAATCAGTGACATAGATTATTAGTAAAATGCGTATAAAACGACTAACAGAAGCACGAAAGTATATAAGCTAGTTGGTTACCCTCTTCACTAGAGCCAGACAAAGATGACGCTTGATATCCCTCCTAAGATCCTTGGGCAAACTCTGGACTATATTCTCTTCATCCACTCCTCGTGTTTCCTGCCACTTGTACTGATCATAGCGCCTAACCCGTTCTCGGAGATCTTGTGGGAGCAAGCGATGATGCATCCACTGTTCTGAGTCACGCCTTTTAACCCTCATCTCCTCGAGTCGAATAGTAAGAGATTGTAGATATGTCTGTGACCGCAAAGCACCAAAGTCTCAGCACAAATTTCTCATAGATATATAAATGCCATTATCAAAAGCACTCCTAGAAATGTGAATGCCATAGTATTGATATCTAGCAAATACGGTAATAACCATGAAAGTCTACATCACATTTTAGCTTTTCATACAATTCCGAGTTTGATAAACAAAAAGAGTCATCATATTTAATTGTTTCTCTTCATTTGTCAAGTGATTGTAAAAACTTTTTCTGATAAAACCGGCAGTCAGGAAGCTACATTTTTTATTCAGTCCATCATCACCTGCATGTTACCGATTAATAATGCAAAGAGAATGAGCCCAAGTATCGCCAATGCAATAGAGAAAAGAGACTCCCCAGGATATGTGCTAGTTTGAAGTCCCTGTCCAAGGGTACTGCACGAgcagaaaagaacaaaagaaacaaaaaagagatTATCATTAATACAAGTTTACCACAAATCAATTGTGAATCAATTTATACAGCATTCAAAATATCAAGCAACATATTTATTAAtcaaaaaagtaaaatattttgcAAGAATTTATGCAGTAGATTATGTAATGCTGGCAGCAGGGCTATCAAGCAAAAATAATGCATTGCAGCAGTGCACCAAAGGATCATCAATAGTTATTACTTTATAAATTCAGGGTACTTAAATCCAACTTTTCAATCTACTACGcccttcgtttcaatttatatgaaccttTTCGGAGTACGAGGGCCAAACTAACTAATTTTCGGTGTGAATATGGATATAGAATTTTTGaaactttttaaaataagatTTACATATTTAGAAACTACATAAAAAGTAGTATAAGTCACAATAGTTAACAacccaaaatatttaaaaagtatttGCAAAAAATGTGGTTAACGAAAATCTTGTTTGACTCCACAAATAgtaataggttcacataaattgaaatcgAGGGCAGTCCCACGCGACCTTATCACATCACCTGGGGTCTAGCAGAAAGTTTGTTTCCTCCTTATAATAgtaataggttcacataaattaaaatcgAGGGCAGTCCCACGCGATCTTATCACATCACCTGGGGTCTAGCAGAAACTTTGTTTCCTCTTCAGCTCTATGTGTAAGGAACGATGAATAAAAGGAGACTACCGTATTAATGGTCAAATGTTAACTAGTAAATAGACTACATGAACCAAATGAAGCACAATACTGGAAAAACTCAAACTAGATGCTTGTCCTCTGCGTCTATAACTTCCAGACAACGATATATTTTTCTCAGATTTAACTCTAGACTTGCCAAAGAAAGGACTCTTCACCTACCTCCACAAGTTATTGTTATTAAGGAAATGATTAAGTGCTATGGAGACCTATGCAACAGAAAAATATCTAAGAAAGTATACGCAAATTCTATCAGACAGTCGTTAGACGTTATATTATATGGACGTAAATAACGAGCATCTAATACCCACCCAATATACTCACAAGATGAGTGTCATACAAAAGAAGTGCTAAGAGAATGTGCCTTAACACAGAGTTGAACAAGATTAGAATTTAGAAATGATCAGATTATACAGAGGCACGCAAATAGCAAACGcacagatttaaaaaaaaaagaaaaaaaaaggacgAGACTGTCTGATTTCCTGAGATGGTTGGATCATATCCTATACAAACCTCGAAATGCACCGAGCCCATAGGTTATTATGAAGGTGCTAAACGGGGCGAGCTAGACTTAAAATCGCATGGAGGATAGTTGTCTCAAGGGACCTTGAATCTTCTGGAATAATACGGACTTAGCTAAGAACACAACACAACGGAAACAAAGGATCCACATAGGCAATACCAACAAAAAGATGTCTTATTTGTTCTTACACGTGCATGATGTCCAGTGCTTGCCAAGAGTCTTTGACTCGTTAGAGACATGTATATTTGTAGATTGATAAGTGTGAAATAAGACCTATGTTGCGCGGACCCTCCAAAATGGCGCCGCAcctgtgtcggatcctccaaaagtgcactatttttgaaggatccgacacgCACTCACTGACATTTTCAGAGAGTCCGATCAACATAGAATTAGACAATTTCTACCTTTAGAAAATCCCTAATTTgcttcaaaataaatatttagcTAATACAGCGTAATGAATATACATGGGATTCATATAGCCAATTTCAACTAATTTGGGATTGGGTTTTTGTTAATTGATTTTGTGCAATAGTCAACTTTACTATAGTTGGGAAAAGTTAAAAGGCATCAACGCTTGACACATACATACGCGTTTGAACATGAAAGGTATTACACCCCCTCAGTTTCATATGTCTTAGTTTGACCAGACACGAAGtttaagaatataaagaagacgtTTGAATCACGTGGTGTTAAACTAAAGGTGTCTTGTAATATTAAACACGTCATATCATTCCTATAAGCGAGTATCGTTAAGGGTAATATGAAAATCTTGGAATTAAAAAGTTACCAAATATAGAAAGGTGGCATTCTTCAAGGTCTACTGCTTTTCTCCATCAGTCACATTCAACATGTTCCCCAAAAACGTTTCCGAGGATTGCAGTCCACAGCGACTGTTTCTTTTCATTCTCTACGCCCCCCTGGTGTAAATAAGTAGACCTACTGTTTCTTTTCTTAATCAAAAATTTCCGACGTGTTCCCATGATAAATATTTTGAAGAACTTGAGTCTTCACAAGAGAAATGCTAAGAATTTTCTTGAAGAAATTCATGTCTTTGGATTAACGTTAAAATGTTAGTGTACATTCTGCTACAGAAGTCAAGACAAACCAAGTTCTTCGATCCGCAAATTCCGGTTCTGCTTCACAGAATTCTCTTCTCCAAGTTTATAACTAATTACAGATAGTTGCACATTTTaatgcaatgtattttttgtCGAGGTTTCGCTACTGTGGTCAGGGGACATGAATCAAACTTCATATGCACGTCATTCTCACTAGTGAATTTATACTCTCTACAAAAATTGAAATGTTAACCACGGAAATAAGAAACTGAAACAATAGACCAATCAAGAGGAACATAATATCAGCTAAGCATTAAAATAAACTCACCTCAAATTCTGCAGCCCCCACCATAGACAATAACAATATTTAGACACGAATTTCATGGAGTAAATAATGCCAGATGACAAAGCCTGATCAAAGATCCCAAAATCAAACGGTGAGTCGTCACTATTTGCGGGGCAAGCATCATTCAAAACTTTTGTCACTTATGCTGCTCCAACTATTATAACCCGTCATGTACTGATTGCCACAATACAAGAAATCAGTGTTGCATGTTGCATTGTGTGTACAAGCTTGCTGCCAGCATGTGTCATAGCGCTCCACAGATAGCAAGTACCAAAATGACCCAACTATCTGCAatgaaatacatacaaaagagAAGTAAAAGATATGCCTACTAAAGCAGAAAGAAGATCATGATCATACATTTGAACCTAAAATTCCAACCTTTGTCATCTTCCTAGAGTAGTAAAAATAAGTTGTGAGAGTCAACAAAGATGAGCAGATAATTGGACGATATTCACATGATCCATGCAATTAACACATGTGTATTCATTAGGCCCATAGGTCTAAAGAAGCCATTAGGACATGACCGTAACACATTCTAAACTTTCAACTTACAATAATCAGACCTACACACACTGTGCAAAGGTATTTCACAAGCGAACCATCCCAAAATTCCAACTCAAGAATCATCTTAAAAAGCAGATATAAATGTAACAAGTGAACCATCG is from Nicotiana tabacum cultivar K326 chromosome 18, ASM71507v2, whole genome shotgun sequence and encodes:
- the LOC107813903 gene encoding LOW QUALITY PROTEIN: putative cyclic nucleotide-gated ion channel 5 (The sequence of the model RefSeq protein was modified relative to this genomic sequence to represent the inferred CDS: deleted 1 base in 1 codon), with the translated sequence MFDCGSKSQYLGGQREKFVRLDDLDSRLSSPSASLTTNKCGFNIDGLKRSGHAANSPSRSFKRGMKKGSEGLKSILGFGVSRAVFPEDLKVSEKKIFDPQDKFLLLWNKLFVVSCILAVSVDPLFFYLPVFDNKSNCLQIDRKLTVIATTLRTVIDAFYLIHMTLQFRTAYIAPSSRVFGRGELVIDPGQIAKRYLRFYFIIDFLAVIPLPQIVVWRFLQSSTGSDVLATKQALLYIILLQYIPRFVRVIPLTSELKRTTGVFAETAWAGAASYLLLYMLASHIVGSFWYLLSVERYDTCWQQACTHNATCNTDFLYCGNQYMTGYNSWSSISDKVLNDACPANSDDSPFDFGIFDQALSSGIIYSMKFVSKYCYCLWWGLQNLSTLGQGLQTSTYPGESLFSIALAILGLILFALLIGNMQTYLQSLTIRLEEMRVKRRDSEQWMHHRLLPQDLRERVRRYDQYKWQETRGVDEENIVQSLPKDLRRDIKRHLCLALVKRVPLFENMDERLLDAICERLKPCLYIENTYIVREGDPVDEMLFIIRGRLESVTTDGGRSGFFNRSLLKEGDFCGEELLTWALDPKSGSNLPSSTRTVKALTEVEAFALTADELKFVASQFRRLHSRQVQHTFRFYSQQWRTWAAIFIQAAWRRYTKRKLMELQRKEEEEAEALAAASGNSGGATYSIRATFLASRFAANALRGVHRNRNLKSARELVKLQKPPEPDFSADAD